A single genomic interval of Balnearium lithotrophicum harbors:
- a CDS encoding MotA/TolQ/ExbB proton channel family protein: MIPEFSILQKGGVIVYIILLLSFLVTAFFIERLLFLLIKVRKFKKLKSSNNCFIEFDQETEGKNIDDILENYRKREESSLYKYTEIFPFTAEVSPMLGLLGTVLGLIKSFMAIEAMGGKVNVSALSAGMWEALLTTAVGLTVSIFAVSFQEVVQWLINKVELELEEFLNHCRETLKKVNLNEKNKEA, from the coding sequence ATGATCCCTGAATTTTCAATACTTCAAAAAGGAGGAGTAATAGTATACATCATTTTGCTTCTCTCTTTCTTGGTAACTGCTTTTTTTATAGAAAGGCTCCTCTTTTTACTGATAAAAGTGAGAAAATTCAAAAAACTTAAGTCCTCTAATAACTGTTTTATTGAATTTGACCAGGAGACTGAAGGAAAAAATATTGATGATATTTTGGAAAACTACAGGAAAAGGGAGGAAAGTTCACTCTACAAGTACACTGAAATTTTTCCCTTTACAGCTGAAGTTAGCCCTATGTTGGGTTTACTCGGAACCGTCTTAGGTCTGATTAAGTCCTTCATGGCTATTGAGGCCATGGGGGGGAAGGTGAATGTTTCGGCTCTATCGGCCGGTATGTGGGAGGCATTGCTAACAACAGCGGTAGGCCTTACAGTATCAATATTTGCCGTTTCATTTCAGGAGGTTGTTCAATGGCTAATAAATAAAGTTGAATTAGAGCTTGAAGAATTTCTTAATCACTGTAGAGAAACTTTAAAGAAGGTAAACCTTAATGAGAAAAATAAGGAAGCCTAA
- a CDS encoding iron ABC transporter substrate-binding protein, translating to MKFLKFLFLCLLVLSFGCSYSGKNKGRVIVDYDGRRVTVPEKVERIVCCGPGALRLITYLEATDRVVGIENFERRHMKGKPYILAHTELLKLPSIGEGGPGRLPNYEALLKLKPDVIFITYVSRSTADELQKKTGIPVVVLSYGKLATFDEKAVFKSLRIAAKVLGKERREEEIEKFILQIENDLRQRSRKPIKYTVYVGGVSAKGTHVIESTVADYPPFKFLNLKNVASSTGLKGYLVVTKEQLLSWNPDFIFIDVGGLNIIKEDYKRHKSFYNSLKAFKTGNVYGLLPYNFYATNIGTALADAYYIGKVLRPDEFKDINIADKTNEITKFLVGKPLFKELRENWKEGFQRLEF from the coding sequence ATGAAGTTTTTAAAGTTCCTGTTTTTATGTCTATTGGTCTTATCTTTCGGATGTTCCTATTCAGGCAAAAACAAGGGCAGAGTTATTGTTGATTACGATGGAAGAAGGGTTACAGTTCCTGAAAAAGTTGAAAGGATTGTCTGCTGTGGGCCGGGAGCTCTAAGGCTCATTACCTATTTGGAGGCAACAGATAGAGTAGTTGGAATAGAGAACTTTGAAAGAAGACACATGAAAGGGAAGCCCTACATTCTTGCCCACACAGAATTATTAAAACTTCCATCTATAGGAGAGGGAGGGCCCGGAAGGCTGCCAAACTATGAGGCTTTATTAAAATTAAAGCCTGACGTTATTTTTATCACCTATGTAAGCCGCTCAACGGCAGACGAGTTACAGAAGAAGACGGGCATTCCCGTTGTTGTTCTTTCCTACGGGAAACTTGCAACTTTTGATGAAAAAGCAGTTTTTAAATCCCTCCGTATAGCTGCAAAGGTACTTGGAAAGGAAAGGAGGGAAGAGGAAATAGAGAAGTTTATCCTACAAATAGAGAACGATTTAAGACAGAGAAGCAGAAAACCAATTAAGTATACCGTTTACGTCGGTGGAGTAAGTGCAAAGGGAACTCACGTTATAGAAAGCACTGTTGCTGACTATCCACCATTCAAGTTTCTAAACTTGAAAAATGTAGCTTCATCCACAGGTCTCAAGGGTTACCTTGTTGTAACAAAAGAACAGCTCCTATCGTGGAATCCGGACTTTATTTTCATAGATGTAGGAGGACTGAACATTATTAAAGAGGACTACAAAAGGCACAAATCTTTTTACAATTCACTCAAGGCGTTTAAAACAGGGAACGTTTACGGTCTTCTTCCCTATAACTTCTACGCTACCAATATAGGTACTGCTTTGGCTGATGCTTACTACATTGGAAAGGTTTTAAGACCGGATGAGTTTAAAGATATCAATATAGCCGATAAAACAAACGAGATAACCAAGTTCTTGGTAGGAAAACCACTGTTTAAGGAACTTAGGGAAAATTGGAAGGAAGGCTTTCAGAGATTAGAGTTTTAA
- a CDS encoding ExbD/TolR family protein has protein sequence MRKIRKPKSPITSLIDISLLLLVYFMLITNYSQTNVVEVNPPSMKNCETIEQEKTVFITITKNGKIFLDGKEVNYNQLSDLLKNYNPKTTFIIKADKETAFKNVLNLVDKLKSLNLNYFVAVERTEDEK, from the coding sequence ATGAGAAAAATAAGGAAGCCTAAAAGTCCCATTACTTCTTTAATAGACATATCACTGCTTTTACTGGTGTACTTTATGCTAATCACAAATTATTCTCAAACAAACGTAGTTGAAGTTAATCCTCCCTCTATGAAAAATTGTGAAACTATTGAACAGGAAAAAACTGTTTTTATTACAATCACCAAAAATGGCAAAATCTTTTTGGATGGAAAGGAAGTTAATTACAATCAATTGAGTGATTTATTGAAAAACTATAATCCGAAAACAACCTTCATTATAAAGGCAGATAAGGAAACTGCTTTCAAAAATGTATTAAATCTTGTTGATAAATTAAAAAGTTTAAATTTAAACTACTTCGTTGCAGTTGAAAGAACTGAAGATGAAAAATAG
- the era gene encoding GTPase Era, translating into MEEEKKFKSGYVAILGRPNVGKSTLLNSLLGTKVAIVTDKPQTTRHRIVGVKHMKDAQIVFLDTPGIHKEKFELNRYMNEIAFSVIPDADVILFLIDSREGLTEADRKILERIGEERRKDSKVIVVLNKIDGVKKEELLPLIDRISKEFPFVNDIVPISATRGTNLDRLLDLIVKYLPEGPKYYEEHMVTDQPLEQFIAEIIREKIMLLTREEVPHATTVQVVNIQPGDRNPNMLVIDADIIVEKDSQKAIIIGKGGQRLKKIGQLAREELEQLLNKKVYLRLWVKVKEDWRSRPEQLRGLGYSY; encoded by the coding sequence TTGGAAGAGGAGAAGAAGTTTAAATCCGGTTATGTGGCAATTCTTGGAAGGCCTAACGTTGGAAAATCGACTCTGCTAAACAGCCTACTTGGAACAAAGGTTGCAATTGTTACAGATAAGCCACAAACAACGAGACACAGAATTGTTGGCGTTAAACACATGAAGGATGCTCAAATTGTGTTTTTGGATACGCCTGGCATTCACAAGGAGAAGTTTGAGCTCAACAGATACATGAACGAGATAGCCTTCAGCGTTATTCCCGATGCGGATGTTATTCTTTTTCTAATTGATTCAAGGGAAGGACTAACCGAAGCAGATAGGAAAATTCTTGAAAGGATAGGTGAGGAAAGGAGAAAGGATTCAAAGGTTATTGTAGTTTTGAACAAAATAGACGGGGTGAAGAAGGAAGAGCTCCTTCCACTAATAGACAGAATAAGCAAGGAGTTTCCATTTGTTAACGACATTGTTCCTATTTCTGCAACGAGGGGAACAAATCTTGATAGGCTGCTTGATTTAATAGTTAAATACCTTCCAGAGGGTCCTAAGTACTATGAAGAACATATGGTGACAGACCAGCCCTTAGAGCAGTTTATAGCGGAAATAATTAGAGAAAAAATCATGCTTTTAACAAGAGAGGAAGTTCCCCATGCAACAACCGTTCAGGTTGTAAATATCCAACCGGGGGATAGAAATCCCAACATGTTGGTTATTGATGCCGACATAATAGTGGAAAAGGACTCCCAGAAAGCCATTATCATAGGGAAGGGTGGTCAGAGATTGAAGAAGATAGGGCAGCTCGCAAGAGAGGAACTTGAGCAGCTTTTAAACAAGAAGGTTTATCTGAGGCTCTGGGTAAAGGTTAAGGAGGACTGGAGGAGCAGGCCAGAACAGTTGAGGGGACTCGGATACTCTTACTGA
- a CDS encoding pseudouridine synthase → MRLDKLLSLSGFGSRSEVKRLIKKERVEVNGEIVKEPSFQVNPEVDEVTVNGEPVTYEENYYLILNKPAGYITSTKDRELTVMELVSDIPKFERLFPVGRLDKDAEGLLLITSDGELAHRLTHPKWKVPKTYYVVVEGKVREEDIEPLRKGVQLKDFKTKPAEVEILRSGEESSELKITIKEGKYHQVKRMFSAIGHPVKYLKRIRFGNLELGELPVGEYRHLTEEELQKLKKLVKLI, encoded by the coding sequence TTGAGGTTGGATAAGCTACTATCCCTGTCAGGATTTGGGAGTCGCTCTGAAGTAAAGAGGCTAATTAAAAAGGAAAGAGTAGAGGTTAACGGAGAAATCGTAAAAGAGCCTTCTTTTCAAGTTAACCCTGAAGTGGATGAGGTAACAGTTAACGGAGAACCTGTTACCTACGAGGAGAATTACTACCTAATCCTTAACAAACCAGCCGGATACATAACTTCAACAAAGGATAGGGAACTTACAGTTATGGAGCTCGTTTCTGACATCCCAAAATTTGAAAGGCTCTTTCCAGTGGGGAGGTTGGACAAAGATGCAGAAGGACTCCTTCTCATAACCTCTGACGGTGAACTTGCCCACAGGTTGACCCATCCTAAGTGGAAGGTACCCAAAACTTACTACGTTGTAGTTGAAGGGAAAGTAAGAGAGGAAGACATAGAACCCTTAAGGAAGGGAGTTCAGCTCAAGGACTTTAAAACTAAACCGGCCGAAGTAGAAATTTTACGTTCTGGAGAGGAAAGCTCAGAGTTGAAGATAACGATAAAGGAAGGAAAGTATCACCAGGTAAAGAGGATGTTTTCTGCAATAGGTCATCCCGTTAAGTATTTAAAGAGGATAAGATTCGGAAATTTAGAACTTGGAGAGCTCCCCGTAGGAGAGTACAGGCACCTAACTGAAGAGGAGCTCCAGAAACTTAAGAAGTTAGTTAAATTAATCTAA
- the deoC gene encoding deoxyribose-phosphate aldolase: protein MDILSKIDYSILKATTTDEEVLRAAEETKKYGFATLCVFPKHIKTARIVLPEEKVCSVVAFPLSTVPTQLKVAEAIFSAEEGAGELDVVVDVGAVKAWNWKKVEDELLEIRNNLPNKVLKLIMECCYLTEEEKTTLCKLAIETGWDFVKTSTGYGPYGAQISDVELLVKCSEGKIKVKAAGGIRDLPTAEKFIEIGAERIGTSSAVEIAKEMLHGREV from the coding sequence ATGGATATTCTTTCTAAAATTGATTATTCCATTTTAAAAGCCACTACTACAGATGAGGAGGTTTTAAGGGCAGCTGAGGAGACCAAAAAGTACGGCTTTGCAACTCTGTGCGTCTTTCCTAAACATATAAAAACTGCAAGGATAGTCCTTCCAGAGGAAAAAGTCTGCTCCGTTGTGGCATTTCCCCTTTCAACTGTTCCGACTCAACTTAAAGTTGCAGAGGCCATTTTTTCGGCGGAGGAAGGTGCCGGAGAGTTGGATGTAGTCGTTGACGTTGGGGCTGTTAAAGCGTGGAACTGGAAAAAGGTTGAAGACGAACTTTTGGAGATAAGAAACAATCTGCCAAACAAAGTACTGAAACTTATTATGGAGTGTTGCTACTTAACGGAAGAGGAAAAAACAACTCTCTGTAAACTGGCCATTGAAACGGGATGGGACTTTGTTAAAACATCTACGGGATACGGTCCCTACGGCGCGCAAATTAGTGATGTTGAACTTTTAGTTAAATGTTCAGAGGGGAAAATAAAAGTCAAGGCAGCTGGCGGTATAAGGGATTTACCCACAGCAGAGAAGTTCATAGAGATTGGAGCCGAAAGAATTGGAACAAGCTCAGCAGTTGAAATTGCAAAAGAGATGCTGCACGGTAGGGAAGTTTGA
- a CDS encoding MCE family protein, protein MGRLTLEAKVGAFVVAGLVGLGIIATTIEPLKFQRGKYHEEYTIYFENAAGLEKDAPVRVAGVTVGKVLSVDVVDGKAKVKILLFKPVNLYKNAVAKIETMGLMGEKYVEISPGNPPAPLLKPNSVIQNTQIPSSMDEVMTSLNELLTKFNQAVTTPDGRNRMAIIMDKVSQLTSSVNRAVVNLNSVVEENKKTIKQVLENALSLSEMLKEDLPQVLENVNTLTSQLSQMTLENREDIRKIVVNLKEASEKAPQIAQNLDNLTERLNQILNEENTREIQTTLENIEKTTAELKEILAKVNEGNGTIGKLFNDEKLYQNLTKTTETLGKLASKVENTKTYIGFRGDVNTRTGEGRGAFTFQIVPSNDHYYLLEVVGDSQGKVERKKYYISSGSSPHWQEEIETNYRTEFTLQYARVFDDKWLHEGGKFVLRGGLKESTGGFGLDYIYNPKLIFTSDIWDTGRKDSDGDDIPPHLRVGVRYFLKKNWFVYGGGDELLYHKWRGAFLGLGVLFGDEDIKYLLGSMPGGIK, encoded by the coding sequence ATGGGTAGGTTAACTTTAGAGGCAAAGGTAGGAGCCTTTGTAGTTGCGGGATTGGTAGGGCTTGGAATAATAGCAACAACGATAGAACCGTTAAAGTTTCAAAGGGGAAAGTATCACGAGGAGTACACTATTTACTTTGAAAATGCAGCAGGTCTTGAAAAGGATGCTCCGGTTAGGGTTGCAGGTGTTACAGTTGGAAAGGTTTTGTCCGTTGATGTTGTTGATGGAAAGGCAAAAGTAAAAATCCTCCTCTTTAAGCCTGTTAATCTCTATAAAAATGCCGTTGCAAAGATTGAGACAATGGGACTTATGGGAGAGAAGTACGTTGAAATATCCCCGGGAAATCCACCGGCTCCTCTATTAAAGCCAAACTCCGTTATTCAAAACACTCAGATTCCCTCTTCGATGGACGAAGTGATGACCTCTTTAAACGAACTCCTAACGAAGTTTAACCAGGCAGTCACAACTCCAGATGGAAGAAACAGAATGGCAATAATAATGGACAAGGTTTCCCAGCTTACAAGCAGCGTAAACAGAGCAGTTGTAAATTTAAACTCCGTTGTTGAGGAAAACAAGAAAACAATAAAGCAGGTTCTTGAGAATGCCCTTTCCCTTTCCGAAATGCTGAAGGAGGACCTCCCTCAGGTTCTCGAAAATGTAAATACCCTCACATCACAGCTTTCACAGATGACTCTCGAGAATAGAGAGGATATTAGGAAAATTGTTGTTAACCTGAAGGAAGCATCTGAAAAAGCGCCGCAAATTGCCCAAAATCTTGACAACTTAACTGAAAGGCTGAATCAGATTCTCAACGAAGAAAACACTCGGGAGATTCAAACCACTTTAGAAAATATAGAGAAAACAACGGCAGAGCTTAAGGAGATTCTTGCCAAGGTTAACGAAGGAAACGGAACCATTGGAAAGCTCTTTAACGATGAAAAGCTCTACCAAAATCTAACGAAGACTACAGAGACACTTGGAAAACTTGCAAGTAAAGTGGAGAATACAAAGACTTACATAGGATTTAGAGGAGATGTTAACACAAGAACGGGAGAAGGAAGGGGAGCTTTCACCTTCCAAATTGTTCCCTCGAATGACCACTATTACTTGCTTGAGGTTGTTGGAGACTCTCAGGGTAAGGTTGAGAGAAAGAAGTACTACATCTCATCAGGTTCTTCTCCCCACTGGCAGGAGGAAATCGAAACAAACTACAGAACTGAATTTACCCTCCAGTATGCAAGGGTCTTTGACGATAAGTGGCTCCACGAGGGAGGAAAGTTTGTCTTAAGGGGAGGATTAAAGGAAAGCACAGGAGGGTTTGGTTTAGATTACATCTACAATCCAAAGTTAATCTTTACATCAGATATCTGGGACACGGGAAGGAAGGACTCTGACGGCGACGACATTCCCCCTCACCTTAGAGTTGGAGTTAGGTACTTCTTGAAGAAGAATTGGTTCGTATACGGAGGAGGGGATGAGCTCCTCTACCACAAGTGGAGAGGGGCATTCTTAGGCTTGGGAGTTCTCTTTGGAGATGAAGATATTAAGTACCTTTTAGGTTCTATGCCCGGAGGTATAAAGTGA
- the hisH gene encoding imidazole glycerol phosphate synthase subunit HisH: MIAVVDYEMGNLRSVSKALEHIGATVKVTSNPGDLKDARGIVLPGVGAFRDAVSNLKKLCLWEPIVEEIRNGKPFLGICLGLQLLFEKSYEFGETEGLGIIKGEVVRFELPKDYKIPHMGWNQIYKKKESKLLEGIREGEFFYFVHSYYVKPSSKSVVLTETDYGIYFTSSIEFENVFATQFHPEKSQKVGLKLLENFLNFCKKLD; encoded by the coding sequence GTGATTGCAGTTGTTGACTACGAGATGGGAAACTTGAGGAGTGTGAGCAAGGCCTTAGAACACATTGGAGCTACGGTAAAAGTAACATCAAATCCAGGGGATTTGAAAGATGCAAGAGGAATAGTTTTACCGGGCGTTGGCGCCTTTAGAGATGCTGTTAGTAATTTGAAAAAACTTTGCCTTTGGGAACCAATTGTTGAAGAAATTAGAAATGGAAAACCTTTCTTAGGAATATGTCTTGGGCTTCAACTCCTCTTTGAAAAGAGTTACGAGTTCGGAGAGACAGAGGGTTTGGGAATCATTAAGGGTGAAGTTGTAAGGTTTGAACTACCAAAGGACTACAAGATTCCCCACATGGGTTGGAACCAGATATACAAAAAAAAGGAGTCAAAACTTTTGGAAGGAATTAGAGAGGGGGAATTTTTCTACTTTGTTCACTCCTACTACGTAAAACCTTCGAGCAAAAGTGTTGTTTTGACAGAAACGGACTACGGAATCTACTTTACATCGTCAATTGAATTTGAGAACGTATTTGCCACTCAGTTTCACCCTGAAAAGAGCCAAAAGGTAGGACTTAAACTTTTGGAGAACTTTTTAAACTTCTGTAAAAAGTTAGATTAA
- a CDS encoding FecCD family ABC transporter permease, whose amino-acid sequence MTRKKYNYFLIATLLVLLIFVSLLSIFWGQFNVTLNELLRNLVSPKGEVGALLWDIRIPRLFTSILVGASLSLAGVLLQSTLRNPMASPITLGISHGAMFGAAFAILFLPLKLPFVVTFSAFVGSLLTAVFILFLSYIKRLSAEAIVLSGIAINMLLTSATMFLKYLSNEIQLSEIVYWSFGDVNRGNWDTIILQFLFFVPIFLFVLLKRWDFNAFYLGEEVSKSLGINVEIVRLLGLTLASLLTAFSVSAVGIIPFLGLISPHLARLISGNEHGQLIFTSSLVGAVLLVLSDILSRVVLSPTVVPVSIVTSFLGVPIFLYLLIKLEGRRY is encoded by the coding sequence ATGACGAGGAAGAAGTACAATTATTTTCTAATAGCTACTTTACTTGTCTTATTAATTTTTGTTTCTCTCCTTTCAATATTTTGGGGACAGTTCAATGTAACTTTAAATGAACTGTTGAGAAATTTAGTATCTCCAAAGGGAGAGGTTGGAGCTCTCCTATGGGATATCAGAATTCCCAGGCTCTTCACCTCCATCTTAGTTGGTGCAAGTCTCTCCTTAGCAGGTGTTTTACTTCAGTCCACTCTCCGAAATCCTATGGCAAGTCCAATAACCTTAGGTATTTCACACGGAGCAATGTTCGGAGCAGCCTTTGCAATACTCTTCCTACCCCTTAAACTCCCTTTTGTTGTAACCTTTTCTGCCTTTGTAGGTTCACTTTTGACAGCAGTTTTCATACTTTTTCTCTCCTACATAAAAAGACTAAGTGCAGAGGCCATTGTTCTTTCAGGTATAGCAATTAACATGCTTTTAACTTCTGCAACTATGTTTCTTAAGTACCTTTCAAATGAAATCCAGCTTTCAGAAATTGTCTACTGGAGTTTTGGAGATGTAAACAGGGGAAACTGGGACACTATTATTCTACAGTTCTTATTTTTCGTACCAATTTTCCTCTTTGTTTTGCTAAAAAGGTGGGATTTCAATGCCTTCTATTTAGGAGAGGAAGTAAGTAAATCATTAGGTATAAATGTTGAAATAGTTAGGTTATTAGGCTTAACTTTAGCCTCTCTTTTAACAGCATTTTCAGTTTCAGCTGTTGGAATAATACCCTTTTTAGGCCTTATCTCTCCCCACTTAGCCCGTCTGATTTCTGGTAATGAACACGGTCAGTTGATCTTTACATCCTCCCTCGTGGGGGCAGTACTTTTGGTGTTATCAGACATCCTATCAAGAGTTGTTCTGTCTCCTACGGTAGTTCCCGTAAGTATCGTTACATCCTTTTTAGGGGTTCCAATCTTTCTGTATCTACTGATTAAACTGGAGGGGAGGCGCTATTAG
- the ribF gene encoding riboflavin biosynthesis protein RibF, which produces MKLQKRCCTVGKFESFHRGHRKLIETAKRICSEIVVISIRGLGKKIFSEEEREKIAESLNIRLINVPFSEIRNLTPKEFMKFLKDLGCSVLVVGSEWKFGKNRAGDVNTAREIGKSLGIEVVSVETVKEDSEKISTSRILEFLRKGKVEEANKLLGFPYFAVGVVVKGKKLGREIGFPTVNIETQKELPLPLGVYAVRLYLGNRVFDGISNYGRAPTLKNSNPTLEVFIPEKELPPVYGQKVKVEFFKFLRPERKFNSVEELVNQIKFDLKNLREFWRERVGRGEEV; this is translated from the coding sequence TTGAAATTGCAAAAGAGATGCTGCACGGTAGGGAAGTTTGAATCCTTCCACAGAGGACACAGAAAACTCATAGAAACTGCAAAGAGGATTTGTAGTGAAATTGTCGTAATATCAATTAGAGGTCTTGGGAAGAAAATCTTCTCTGAGGAGGAAAGGGAGAAAATTGCAGAGAGCTTAAATATAAGGTTGATAAATGTTCCATTTTCAGAGATAAGGAATTTGACTCCAAAGGAGTTCATGAAATTCCTAAAGGATTTGGGCTGTTCAGTTTTAGTAGTTGGAAGTGAGTGGAAGTTCGGCAAAAACAGAGCAGGCGATGTCAATACAGCAAGGGAAATAGGGAAGTCCTTGGGAATAGAAGTTGTTTCGGTGGAAACAGTAAAGGAAGATAGTGAGAAGATAAGTACAAGCAGGATTCTTGAGTTTTTGAGAAAAGGAAAAGTAGAAGAAGCCAACAAACTTTTAGGATTTCCCTATTTTGCAGTGGGGGTAGTAGTAAAGGGAAAAAAATTGGGTCGGGAGATAGGATTTCCCACTGTAAATATTGAAACTCAAAAGGAACTCCCCCTTCCTTTAGGAGTTTATGCCGTCAGGCTTTACTTAGGAAATAGGGTTTTTGACGGAATTTCAAACTATGGGAGAGCTCCAACCTTAAAAAACAGCAATCCAACACTTGAAGTTTTCATTCCAGAGAAAGAATTACCTCCAGTTTACGGACAGAAGGTTAAGGTTGAGTTCTTCAAGTTCCTCAGACCTGAAAGGAAATTTAATTCTGTTGAAGAACTTGTAAATCAGATTAAATTTGACCTGAAGAACTTGAGGGAATTTTGGAGGGAAAGAGTTGGAAGAGGAGAAGAAGTTTAA
- a CDS encoding energy transducer TonB, whose amino-acid sequence MKELKMKNRLVVIGVIVSLFIHSLLLYGMSMRKINLSSPVKKESHLRLNVIPLNYNKPKKSERKVEKIKKHFKKTRRRKMTKKNKKVHFKRPKIRPKKIKSAPVKDKVIKNLDKVSTKLVKFNPIEKLQKEQQSKKIQICKKSFIKNVVGYRYQNRTNEEPMNISLSKDLEALSENSRRGINDTLLKNENQNQNYLKQNYLKEVLKRIEKHKYYPYIARLNEEEGKVKIQITIGKNGQLKKFKILESSGYIHLDRAAVKTVKRASPFPKPPSKREETINVIINFRLEN is encoded by the coding sequence TTGAAAGAACTGAAGATGAAAAATAGATTAGTAGTTATTGGCGTTATTGTTTCTCTCTTTATTCACAGTCTACTTCTGTACGGTATGTCTATGAGGAAAATTAATCTCTCCTCTCCGGTGAAAAAGGAGTCTCATTTACGTTTAAATGTTATTCCACTAAATTACAACAAACCAAAGAAAAGTGAGAGAAAAGTTGAGAAGATAAAGAAACATTTTAAGAAAACTCGAAGAAGAAAAATGACAAAGAAGAATAAAAAAGTGCATTTCAAGAGACCTAAAATAAGACCTAAAAAAATAAAATCGGCACCGGTAAAAGACAAAGTAATTAAGAACTTAGATAAAGTAAGTACAAAATTGGTTAAATTTAATCCAATTGAAAAACTGCAAAAAGAACAACAAAGTAAAAAAATTCAAATCTGCAAAAAAAGTTTTATTAAAAATGTAGTTGGATATCGATATCAAAATAGAACTAATGAAGAACCAATGAACATTAGTTTGTCTAAAGATTTAGAAGCTCTTTCAGAAAATAGTAGGAGAGGAATTAATGATACCCTTTTAAAGAATGAAAATCAGAATCAAAATTATTTAAAGCAAAATTATTTAAAGGAAGTTTTAAAGAGAATTGAAAAACACAAGTATTACCCTTACATTGCTCGATTAAACGAGGAAGAGGGAAAGGTTAAAATTCAAATTACGATAGGTAAAAATGGCCAATTGAAGAAGTTCAAGATTTTGGAGAGCTCCGGTTACATCCACTTAGACAGAGCTGCAGTAAAAACCGTTAAGAGGGCATCTCCCTTTCCAAAACCCCCTTCAAAAAGGGAGGAAACAATCAATGTTATAATAAATTTTAGGCTTGAAAACTAA
- a CDS encoding ABC transporter ATP-binding protein codes for MSFSYRDSKLIVKDISFQVSSGEFLSIIGPNGSGKSTILKCIARLLKPSNGTILINFKDVSSYSPNEFAKEVSYSPQELVRSQISVFDALLISRKPYMRFSESREDIEKVEEIIEAFKLEEIAFKSLNSISGGELQKVWIARALVQEPNVLLLDEPTNNLDIYNQIEIMELVKNWTKKRDIVTVGVLHDINIALRVSDKFLAVKNGLLISYGGREILTPKLLKELFRIKADILEINGIPTVIIKGLEEV; via the coding sequence TTGAGTTTTTCATACAGGGATAGTAAGCTGATAGTTAAGGATATCAGTTTTCAGGTTAGTTCTGGAGAGTTTCTCTCTATCATTGGCCCAAACGGTTCTGGAAAATCAACTATTTTGAAGTGTATAGCAAGGTTGTTAAAGCCAAGCAACGGTACAATTCTTATAAACTTTAAAGATGTTAGTTCCTACAGTCCAAATGAATTCGCTAAAGAGGTTTCTTACTCCCCCCAAGAGCTTGTAAGGTCGCAGATTTCTGTCTTTGATGCTCTATTAATCAGTAGAAAACCTTACATGAGGTTTTCAGAGAGTAGAGAGGACATTGAGAAGGTTGAAGAAATTATTGAAGCCTTTAAGTTGGAGGAAATTGCTTTTAAAAGCCTAAACTCGATAAGTGGAGGAGAGCTCCAGAAAGTCTGGATTGCAAGAGCTCTCGTTCAAGAACCTAACGTTCTCCTTTTAGACGAGCCCACAAACAACTTAGACATATACAACCAAATAGAGATTATGGAGCTTGTAAAAAACTGGACTAAGAAGAGAGATATAGTTACAGTTGGTGTTCTCCACGATATCAATATTGCCCTAAGAGTTTCAGATAAATTTTTGGCTGTAAAGAATGGACTTTTAATCTCTTACGGAGGTAGAGAGATATTAACTCCTAAACTTTTAAAGGAACTTTTTAGGATAAAGGCTGATATTTTGGAAATTAATGGCATTCCTACGGTAATTATAAAAGGCTTGGAGGAAGTATGA